The nucleotide window TGGACCTGCGCCGGATGACCCCAGTTCGGCGCTTCCTAGAGCAGCAGAGGGATGTGGCGGCCATGTTGGTCATGTTCCACGGCACGGCCCTGCAGATGATCTCCGCCATCTTGGAGGACTACCTCCTGACCTCCAGACTCAGGGCGTCAGGGTTCGACCTGGTGCTGACCGACCCCGCCTTCCCTTCGGGTGTCCTGCTGGCCCACTACCTGGGCTTGCCCATGGTCTACAACGTCCGCTGGCTCAACGCCGGAGAGGCCCACATGGCCgtggcccccacccccccgtcctACGTCCCCATGTACAACTCCCTGTTCTCCGACAGGATGGACTTCCTGCAGAGGACGGAGAACGCGCTCCGCCACGTGGCCGGCCTGCTCCAAGAGCGCCTGGTCATCCTTCCCCTGTACGCCCGCCTGCTCCGACATCACTTCCCCCCCGGGGCCGACCTGCTTTCCATGCAGCGCTCGGCCGATGTCTGGCTGATGAGGGTAGACTTTGTCTTGGAGTTCCCGCGGCCCACCATGCCTAACGTGGTGTACGTGGGGGGGTTTCAGTGTGGCCCGCCGCAGCCTCTCTCCGCGGAGCTGGAGGGCTTCGTGCAGGGCTCCGGCGAGGCCGGTGTGGTGGTCATGTCTCTGGGCACACTCGTGTCGGCCCTGCCCATGGAGATAACGGAGGCCATCGCCACAGCCTTCGCCCAGCTTCCCCAGAGGGTGGTGTGGAGGTACCTGGGCCAGAGGCCCACCTCTCTGGGCAACAACACACTGCTCCTGGACTGGCTCCCCCAGAACGACCTCCTCGGACACCCCAAAACCCAGGTCTTCGTGGCCCATGGAGGCACCAACGGCCTGTATGAGGCCATCTACCACGGGGTGCCAATCCTgggtctgcctctcctctttgACCAGTTTGACAACCTGCTGCGCCTGCAGGTGCGAGGGGCGGCGAGGGTGCTGGAGGTCGCCAGCCTGACCTCCGAGGACTTCCTGGTGGCCCTCGGAGACGTGCTGGAGAACCCCTCCTACCGCCGCAGCATGCAGAGGCTCTCCCGCCTGCACCGCGACGCGCCCGTGTCCCCGCTCGCCAGCGCCACCTTCTGGATCGAGTACGTGATGAGGAACAAGGGAGCGGCCCACCTCCGCTCACAGgcctccagcctggcctggtTCTCTTACCACAGCCTGGATGTGGCAGTGTTGTTCCTGGCCCTCAGCGGGGCCTCCCTCTGGGCAGCCCTCTCAGTCTGCAGACTGCTCTGCTGCTACAAATGCTCCAGGAACAACAAGACCAAGCTGGATTGACATAAATTTAGATGAAATATTTTGATCTAGCGATAGGATGTATGTTTGTTTTAGTTTAGGTCATGTGTACACTTGAATTCCTGTCTACATATAACATAAATAGTTCGAGTGAAATATAATAGttggattttattttttattcattttataATGAGTATAAAATGTAACAAACAGTATTTAAAATACTCAATTCAATGTTAACATTTGGTTTCCATTAAAACATTATCCTTCCAAAAACAAAAGATTTATAGTTCCACACCTATAAATCCTCATCAGTCATCTGGTGACATTTCAAAGAAAAGAAACGAGATGAGAATGATtagaccctcctctctctgaaatCATGTGGTAAAAATACAACCCGGCATCATTGTCTTAACACACCTAATCTCTCCAAACAATCTGAAATGTGCTGAAGACTTTTTTCCTCTGCTTGAATGCTTGAAAGTTCACTGAGGGTAGCTTACTCAGTGTTTACATACGGTAAACTATACCTACATCTAGCACTCCGCAATCTGCTATGAGTGTACGTTTCTTGTTTAAGGTTGATAAACACTCATACATTTCTAAGAATGTTTGAGTGATACATAATTGGCTTTTTTTGTTTCAGTGATCTCAGAATTATCTCTTCCTGCACTGCACACACTGCTAAACCAATCATGatcactgtggtgtgtgttatcTCTGGCCCGCAcaaggatacgcacacacacacacacacacacaaacacccatgcAGCAAAGTACACTCACACATGTTTGTTTCTGTTAATGGAAAATGCAAAAGCTAAATTAGTTTCTGATACAATTTTGCCACAACAATTACACATAATTCTGACATAATTCTGACTTGAATAAACATACGCAGATTGCGTGCATCTCATCCAATGTTTGCTGGGAACGGAAGTGAACGTTTTTAATTGACACATGCTCAAGTGCAATACAATCTAGTTCCTAGTTCTCCTTTCCAGTTCCCTTCACCAAATATATTTCTCAGTCATCTAGTTCTGTGCTCATAGACtgtagagataaaaaaaaaaagtgagagaggtAAAGGGAGGTAGTGGAGTGTTTTTGTTCTGGAAAAGAAAGGCGTTCTCCTGCTCCAGGATGTTGCCTTTAAAGTTGAAAAAGTGGGTTTCCTGCAGAGGAAATAGTTACGAAATAGACAAGGCCGAGTGAAGGAGCCGTGTACCCTTCAGTGCGGACACTGTGCACAGGTCACCCAGACGTGGATGGAACGGAGCTGTCTGGAAGGACCGACATTCTTTTCATGGAAGCTGAGTATGGATGTTTAAGACTTCTAACAATTTCAGGTTCACAATTGAAAAGTCGTTGTTTTGTTTCGTACTTTAAGTGAATCGGACATTTTGTGACATGCACCTGTTGACCTTCTAGGTCATGGAACGTTGTCTTTAGAATTATGTTTGAGCTCTCGGTTATCTTTGATGGTCATGTAGCCGACAGTGACGTGTTGCTGACATGTAGTTTTTAGATCTCAAGCAGGAGAGCATTCTTACACCTGTGTGGAACTCATCTTGACCCAGAGTCTTCACATGTGCATCAAACAGTGGACACACCTGTGGACTAATCTCATTTGAGATATCTATGGTGCTACTCCTTGTGTTCTCTCTGCAGTTTTTGAGGGTTCCCCTCCTGCGTTAGAGACAATGTCCCAAAACTACAGCTGCAACCTCCCCCTGGACACTGATACTAATGGTCTCACCTACATCTACAGCTTTGCATTTTCACTGGGTCTGCCGTccaacctgctctctctctgggggctCTACCAACTGGGCCGCTCTGGCGGGGGTGGCTGCCAGCTGGTCTACATCCTCAACCTCTTGCTCTCCgacctcctccagctgctcaccctgcctctctggaTCCTCTACCTGCAGGGGggccacagctggccctacggCCAGCCCGCCTGCGAGTTCGTGGGCTACATATTCTACGTGAACGTGTACGCCAGCGTGGTTTTCCTGTGCCTCATCGCGCTCGACCGCTGCCTGGCCATCGTCCATCCCCTGAGCAGTCGTGGCGTGCGGACGGTGAGGGTGGCGGCAGCCTCGGGGGTGGTGGTCTGGACACTAACCTTCCTGTTCTGTCTGATTGGGCTCCTGAACACGGTGTTTGATGCCAAGAGAAAGCTGTGTCTGGAGCAGTACCCTATCACCCCCAGGTACGTCCACTTCAAGATCGCCACCGTGGTTCTCGGGTTCCTTCTGCCTTGTGGAATACTGGGGTGagtgagtacatttacatttacatttagtcatttagcagacgctcttatccagagtgacttacagtaagtacagggacattcccccgaggcaagtagggtgaagtgccttgcccaaggacacaacgtaattttgcacggctgggaatcgaactggcaaccttcagattactagcccgattccctaaccgcttagccacctgactcccagtaggCATGGTTTTCAATACATGTTTAATACAGCCATGCTGTTTTGTATTTCCATATATGAATGTTGCCGGATAATCATATTGCGTCTTTAAGAACTGATTCATAacatttcttttattgctgcCATCCCTTGCAGCTACACTTCCGCCCGAATCCGTGTGACCCTACAACGCTCGCCCTCCGTCTCGGACCACGAACGCAACAAGATCGTGggcatcctcatcctcatcaccattAACTTCATCGTGATATTTGGACCATACCACCTTGTAGGGGGATACAGGTTTGTGTCCCTGCTCCTGACCGAGAAACCCTGCCAACTGGAACGGTCCATTTTCCTGACCTACCGGCTGTGCTATGGCCTGACCAGCCTCAATACCCTTCTAGACCCCCTGTTTTACATCTTCCTGTGCCACGATGCCCGGCTCGAGCTACGCAGGTCTCTACCCTGCCTGGGACGTCGGCACAGAGCGTCCAAGGAGGTGCCTCTCAGCGCCAGAGGTCACCATGACCAGAGTATCAGCGTTTAGGTTAAACAGACCCGAGGGGACTAGACTTACTGTGCTGGCCTTGTTCCCTGGTCTTTGAGAGAATGAGTCTGGCCATTGTGTTTGCTGTTCTCTGTGGATGCATTCAGCTGCTCtcaaagggggaagggggggggggacctcagTTCGAGGAACTGACTCACTTTTCCAGCTTGACCGAGGAACAATGGGTTTTGAGAAAGAAATGTAGCAATTGTGCCCCCCCATGGGAGACATTTTGCTGGCTGGGATCTGCAATGGCAGTCTTAGGGGGAGAATATTCTGAATGTGAACATACACGATACAACTTGTTTTGCAGCCAGAAGACTTTGTGAACATTGATGGAGATCAAACACAATATATGAACACTCTACAGTTATATCCTGTGGCACCCTTGCAAAGATGTACTGAAGCTGAGTCATGTGAAGGGAAGGATTACGTATAATATGGCGTTTTTTCAAGTTTTATTTTCCATTTAATAATTTGCATTAGCTTTGACATTTAAAAGCATATAAAGCATTttacaacaaaaataaatgtattgataCATATTGCATTATACATTTTCATCATCGTCACAGTTTTGCAACTTCTGTCATTCAAAGAAATGCACAGTACACAATCCACAGCTGTCcaaaatacatttttcagttCACTTTTTTGCTTATAAGAAAAACGTTTGTGGTTAGTTTCATTCCCAGACAGAAATGtttttctcacaatttcaacAGCACAACTGCTGAGATCATGCAATACAATTTACATGCAATTTCATTGTTAAGCCTGTTTTTCAGTTTAAAATTGATGCCAAAAGCAACCAATTGCCCCATTATCTAAAAGCTGGTACAACATTACAAAGTACATAAAAAAAGAGGTAACATAGCACTGTTTATAACACAAATTCAAATGAGAAAATCCAACAACGGCCTGTTAATGATGGTATTTCTTGGACAAGGCTTTTCTTACATGGCTGTATGGCCTTAAACTTCACAACCTTTCAGTCCATCTCAGCAAACTGCCTTCTCCACAGAACCACCTTCTCCACAGAACCACCTTCTCATCagaacctccttctcctcagaaCCACCTTCTCCTCAGAACCACCTTCTCCTCAGAACCTCCTGCTCCTCATAACCACCTTCTCCTCAGAACCACCTGCCCCTCAGAACGACCTTCTCCTCAGAACCACCTTCTCCTCAGAACCTCCTGCTCCTCAGAACCACCTGCTCCTCAGaaccaccttctcctctcctcttcctcagcagGATGGTTGTTTCTCTATtgatcctcctcccttcctccattgaCCTATTTCTGGTCAAGGGGAGGGGTGATGGTGCTCTTCTGTCTCAACAGTATCTCTGAGGTGCTAACGGAGGACCGCATTGTGCTGCGTCGTCTTGACATCTCCCCTATGTCCTCGGCCAGCACGTTCTCCAGAACCGCGCTGAAGGACTCGCGGATTTTGCTGCACAGGTTGGGGCAGCTGAACACGTAGAGGACGGGATTGAGCACGCAGTTGAGGAAGGAGAAGCTGGCGGCATAGGGCAGGGTCGTGGCCGTGGCGATGTGTATGCGTGATCCGCGGGCCGCCGACGCCTCCAGGATGCTGAGGATGTGGTACGGCGCCCAGCAGGCCACGAAGCTCACCACCACCGCCACGACCAGGCGCACAAATCTGAAGGAGCATCGGTGGCCTCTCTGTTTCACCCTGTAGTGCACCATCACGTAGCTGCTGACGATGCACACCAGGGGAAGTAGGAAAGCTACGATGAATTTGACCACAGCTAGGGCCCCGTGCCGCGCCCAGCACAACCCTGGAAGATCAACTTCCCCCTCGGGTAGAAATTTGGCGTAATTATAGTAACACAGGATTCGTTCAGAGCGCAGTTTGAAAGTATCACGGAAGACATAGAAGGGGATGGTGCAGATGATAGACAGGGCCCAGATAAGTCCACACACTCTGCCAACCAGCTTGATGTCCCTGTGGTTCTGGGCCCAGATTGGCTTTATCACCACCAGACAGCGGTCGAGGGAAATGGCCGCCAGCAGCAGACCACTAGCAAACATGTTGAGGAAGAAGATGGAGGAATGTATTTGGCAGAAGGTGGTGCCCAGGATCCAGCTATCACCCTGGGCCATGAAGAAGGTGAAGAAAGGCAGGGAGGCGGTGGCCAGGAGGTCGGAGGCTGCCAGGTTGAGGATCCAAACGCTGATGACTGTGCGGCGCACACGCAGGCCGATCACTCCCAGGATCAGGACGTTCTCCAGGATGCCCAGGGTGGAGATCAGGCCGTGGAGGGACACTATGGCCGGGCCTTTTGTACTATTGGTTGTGAAGTTTAGCATATACTGCATCATAGGGCAATACAAGTTGGAGTTGGACATTTTGGGAAGGTTGCTGAAACTTTGCTGATGATTTTCTGACACAGTCCGGTCTTGGAATGAATCTGAGCCTGCAAAGAGTGGAGAGATCCCGAGAAACTATTAAGGACATATTCATACATTTacttgtggcctgttttaattaaacatgcACTGAGGGACTTATTTCATTTTTAATCACAAGGCCAATGTTATCCTAATCTATTTTCATAACAAGCAGGACTTGCATTCTTTTATGAAGTACAAATCTGAGAGACATTGGGTGTAAGCAAGGAACCGCTAAGACACCATGGTAGCAGCTAAGGGCTTGCTGTGATAATTACAACTTGTGTGATAAGTGtcacaaactgtcatgatgtagcctactgtatttaATGCAGGAAGTGTTCCCTCTCAAAATAGGCTCTCTGCCGAACAAGTATGGCCTACACTTGAAGTAAAATGGTCTGAGATGATCATCAGTAGCTATAATTAAATACAAGTTTCTCAGACCAACATGGAAAGATCATGTAGCCAAACATTCTATTACAACTTGTCATGTTGATATCACTGATTGAATACGTTTTGTCTCAGAGGGGGACTATGGCGTGATGAGTCCGGTCTTACATGAATAATAGCCTCCTATCAGCGGCCTAGGCGTTAAAAGATTCCTGTGCTGAACCAAGGTAATAAAATAGACTTGAATTACCCTCTATATCCTGAACATGTAGGCTACGCAATGGAAACCCTTGCGATTTACATGATtgctctataaataaactgGTTATTTGTTGACTGATTGATGACCTTTATTCGAATTGTGGTTTTCGAAATAATTACAATCGCTGATAAATTGGATATGTTTAGAAGGAAGAACACCTCTGCTCTAATGcgccgctcctcctccagacatCTCCTCCAGGATCATTATCGACACATAAGCTACTCGAGGCACATTTTGCAGAATCTGTGCAAATGCACATAGGTGGcatgaaaatatatataataatcgAAGCGTGACTAATTTGAATGCTGCAATAGACAAAAAAGGCAGAAGAATTTGGACAAAGGGGTTTATTTATGTTTAAATGTAAGCCAGCCATTACCTACAAATGTGGCTTGGTTTCCGTGCGACAATCAATTCTAGTTAATAGTTTCATGCTGTGTCATCAGTAACGGAACTACATGGTTTCAAAGTCATAGCCTACACATCCAATGACCACTATAACCTAGTTTTAAACATAgattatataaataaatagcaTAAATTACGCCTagtttaaatataaaatgtaagtTTACAGTTTTAAATTAGCCTATAAATTATCACAAATATaaattcatttaaaaaaaaatacctgGGTCTTTTCAACTGTTATAAATGCCTGCAGTATTCGTAGGTTGTAGCCTATCGATTCAGCTCTTGACAGTGGCGCAAGTCAAGTTCAGAACTGTCGCCACAGGCATCACGGGCACAATCAGCTTGCCAACAGAGAAGCGTTAATGAACCCTTtgcatgaaaaactgatgaggAAATGTCAAGCTTGTACAACCAACGTTGCCTATAGCTCAATTTACATGGAAGGAAGTGGCATAAACCACACTTCTAACACAAAATTAAGTACGGGTGCTGGTTTAGCAAAGTGTGACATTACAGACTAAAAACAACTTAAGAAACTGTAATTATAATATCCAACATAGGTCTTGCAGTTTTGTCTAGAAAGTGCGATGGG belongs to Osmerus mordax isolate fOsmMor3 chromosome 23, fOsmMor3.pri, whole genome shotgun sequence and includes:
- the ugt5g1 gene encoding UDP glucuronosyltransferase 5 family, polypeptide G1 isoform X2; the encoded protein is MEVILRELHSRGHNLTVVRSAKSWYIPQNSPLYSSVTIAPQDADESVGGGGGHVGPDFYTVLMRRSLDLRRMTPVRRFLEQQRDVAAMLVMFHGTALQMISAILEDYLLTSRLRASGFDLVLTDPAFPSGVLLAHYLGLPMVYNVRWLNAGEAHMAVAPTPPSYVPMYNSLFSDRMDFLQRTENALRHVAGLLQERLVILPLYARLLRHHFPPGADLLSMQRSADVWLMRVDFVLEFPRPTMPNVVYVGGFQCGPPQPLSAELEGFVQGSGEAGVVVMSLGTLVSALPMEITEAIATAFAQLPQRVVWRYLGQRPTSLGNNTLLLDWLPQNDLLGHPKTQVFVAHGGTNGLYEAIYHGVPILGLPLLFDQFDNLLRLQVRGAARVLEVASLTSEDFLVALGDVLENPSYRRSMQRLSRLHRDAPVSPLASATFWIEYVMRNKGAAHLRSQASSLAWFSYHSLDIVGILILITINFIVIFGPYHLVGGYRFVSLLLTEKPCQLERSIFLTYRLCYGLTSLNTLLDPLFYIFLCHDARLELRRSLPCLGRRHRASKEVPLSARGHHDQSISV
- the LOC136967441 gene encoding prostaglandin D2 receptor 2-like; protein product: MSNSNLYCPMMQYMLNFTTNSTKGPAIVSLHGLISTLGILENVLILGVIGLRVRRTVISVWILNLAASDLLATASLPFFTFFMAQGDSWILGTTFCQIHSSIFFLNMFASGLLLAAISLDRCLVVIKPIWAQNHRDIKLVGRVCGLIWALSIICTIPFYVFRDTFKLRSERILCYYNYAKFLPEGEVDLPGLCWARHGALAVVKFIVAFLLPLVCIVSSYVMVHYRVKQRGHRCSFRFVRLVVAVVVSFVACWAPYHILSILEASAARGSRIHIATATTLPYAASFSFLNCVLNPVLYVFSCPNLCSKIRESFSAVLENVLAEDIGEMSRRRSTMRSSVSTSEILLRQKSTITPPLDQK
- the ugt5g1 gene encoding UDP glucuronosyltransferase 5 family, polypeptide G1 isoform X1, with the translated sequence MEVILRELHSRGHNLTVVRSAKSWYIPQNSPLYSSVTIAPQDADESVGGGGGHVGPDFYTVLMRRSLDLRRMTPVRRFLEQQRDVAAMLVMFHGTALQMISAILEDYLLTSRLRASGFDLVLTDPAFPSGVLLAHYLGLPMVYNVRWLNAGEAHMAVAPTPPSYVPMYNSLFSDRMDFLQRTENALRHVAGLLQERLVILPLYARLLRHHFPPGADLLSMQRSADVWLMRVDFVLEFPRPTMPNVVYVGGFQCGPPQPLSAELEGFVQGSGEAGVVVMSLGTLVSALPMEITEAIATAFAQLPQRVVWRYLGQRPTSLGNNTLLLDWLPQNDLLGHPKTQVFVAHGGTNGLYEAIYHGVPILGLPLLFDQFDNLLRLQVRGAARVLEVASLTSEDFLVALGDVLENPSYRRSMQRLSRLHRDAPVSPLASATFWIEYVMRNKGAAHLRSQASSLAWFSYHSLDVAISMVLLLVFSLQFLRVPLLR